One Sporomusaceae bacterium ACPt DNA window includes the following coding sequences:
- the coaD gene encoding Phosphopantetheine adenylyltransferase, producing MRIGVCPGSFDPVTNGHVDIFFRASKMFDLVIVAVFHNPNKKPLFTMQERVEMLNVATKDIPNIKVDCFSGLLNDYVRQQNSSFIVRGLRALTDFEYEFQRALLIKKIDPGMETIFMMTSNEYSFISSSGIKELAKFGGPITGLVPECLEEFILKRIREES from the coding sequence ATGCGAATTGGGGTTTGTCCCGGTAGTTTCGACCCTGTTACCAACGGCCATGTTGATATATTTTTTCGGGCCAGCAAAATGTTTGATTTAGTAATTGTCGCTGTTTTTCATAATCCTAACAAAAAGCCGCTATTTACTATGCAAGAGCGGGTTGAGATGCTGAATGTAGCTACCAAAGATATCCCCAATATCAAGGTTGACTGCTTTTCCGGCCTTCTGAACGATTATGTACGGCAACAGAACAGCAGCTTTATTGTTAGAGGATTGAGGGCTTTAACTGATTTTGAATATGAATTTCAACGGGCTCTGCTCATAAAGAAAATTGATCCGGGAATGGAAACAATTTTCATGATGACCAGTAACGAATATTCGTTTATTAGCTCAAGCGGCATTAAAGAATTGGCTAAATTTGGTGGTCCGATTACTGGACTTGTGCCGGAGTGTTTAGAAGAATTTATTTTGAAAAGAATTCGTGAAGAGAGTTAG
- the ylbJ gene encoding Sporulation integral membrane protein YlbJ, which translates to MRIWGSGRRYRARLLAYCMAFCTVFITITMVTYPKDAFDSAIMGLNLWWNVVFPALLPFFILSEILMGLGVVHFIGVLLEPLMRPIFNVPGVGAFAMSMGLASGYPMDAVITCKFRKNQLCSAVEAERLLSFTNTADPLFMFGAVAVGMFGMPELGATIALAHYLSSFLVGVIFRFHGRDRDNYANDHQSTASGNIIIRAFRALYNARREDKRSTGQLLGDAVKSSMNTILLIGGFIIVFSVFIRIMSVLGVTEALTGIFASILSFIGYSTNLAPSLVSGLLEIDLGTLAASQADAPIIEKVAVTSAIIAWSGLSVHGQVASIVIESGIRMTPYMVGRLLHALLAAIITVLLLGPGHQITKLLAIPVSMSMAQSNSINFWLTRIEQTTYQIGILLIIMLALSIAVHLARRIYGYVKR; encoded by the coding sequence ATGCGGATTTGGGGCAGTGGTAGGCGCTATCGTGCACGGCTACTGGCATATTGTATGGCTTTTTGCACTGTATTTATAACTATTACCATGGTAACATACCCAAAAGATGCTTTTGATTCAGCGATCATGGGCTTAAATTTATGGTGGAATGTAGTTTTCCCCGCACTACTGCCTTTTTTTATTTTGTCAGAAATACTTATGGGACTTGGCGTCGTTCACTTCATTGGCGTTTTGCTTGAGCCGTTAATGCGGCCAATCTTTAATGTTCCCGGCGTGGGAGCCTTTGCCATGTCTATGGGATTGGCCTCCGGTTATCCAATGGATGCCGTCATAACCTGCAAGTTCAGAAAAAATCAACTATGTTCGGCAGTCGAAGCCGAACGCCTGCTATCGTTCACTAATACTGCCGACCCGCTATTTATGTTTGGCGCAGTAGCAGTTGGCATGTTCGGTATGCCGGAATTAGGCGCAACCATTGCATTGGCTCACTATTTGTCTAGTTTTCTTGTTGGCGTTATTTTCAGATTCCATGGCCGTGACCGCGATAATTACGCCAATGACCATCAGTCAACCGCTAGCGGCAATATCATTATCCGTGCTTTTCGTGCTTTATACAACGCCAGACGGGAAGATAAGCGCTCAACAGGCCAATTATTAGGTGATGCTGTCAAATCATCTATGAATACTATCTTGCTCATTGGCGGCTTTATCATAGTGTTCTCGGTATTTATCCGTATCATGTCAGTCCTCGGTGTTACCGAGGCACTTACCGGCATATTCGCATCAATATTAAGCTTCATAGGTTATAGCACTAATTTGGCACCATCACTGGTAAGTGGTCTATTAGAGATTGACTTAGGAACATTAGCAGCAAGTCAGGCTGACGCTCCTATTATTGAAAAAGTCGCGGTAACCAGTGCAATTATTGCCTGGAGCGGACTTTCTGTTCATGGCCAGGTAGCTAGTATTGTCATTGAATCCGGCATTCGTATGACGCCATATATGGTAGGCAGATTGCTCCATGCCCTACTTGCCGCCATAATTACTGTGCTGCTTCTCGGACCCGGTCATCAGATTACAAAACTTTTGGCAATACCGGTATCTATGAGCATGGCACAAAGCAACAGTATAAATTTTTGGCTTACCAGAATTGAGCAGACAACTTATCAAATCGGGATTCTACTCATCATTATGCTAGCGTTGTCAATAGCCGTTCATCTGGCTAGACGTATATATGGGTATGTAAAAAGATAA
- the rsmD gene encoding Ribosomal RNA small subunit methyltransferase D, whose product MRIITGIAKGTKLKAPKGLDVRPTADRVKESVFNILANINLQDSGFLLEGARVLDLFAGTGNLGLEALSRGAEYALFIDHSPASLAVIKDNIGSAKLSDLAEVRRADSIRALDKLVQDGRTFTLIFIDPPYNRGLVNKVLGKLDAGTVLESGGVIVVEHSKHEPVHTKWQNLELIRTEHYGETFITFLMYNTTNLSIGGK is encoded by the coding sequence ATGCGGATTATAACCGGAATTGCTAAGGGAACCAAGCTTAAAGCACCAAAAGGATTGGATGTTCGTCCTACTGCTGACCGGGTGAAAGAATCGGTATTTAATATTCTTGCCAATATAAACCTTCAAGATAGTGGATTTTTGCTCGAAGGGGCAAGGGTGTTGGATTTGTTTGCCGGTACCGGAAATTTGGGGTTAGAAGCATTAAGCCGGGGAGCGGAGTATGCGTTGTTTATAGATCATAGTCCTGCAAGCCTTGCGGTTATTAAAGACAACATTGGTAGTGCTAAATTAAGCGACTTGGCTGAAGTTCGGCGTGCTGACTCAATAAGAGCGCTTGACAAGTTGGTTCAAGACGGTCGAACGTTTACGCTTATATTTATAGACCCTCCGTATAACCGAGGACTGGTCAACAAAGTACTGGGAAAACTTGATGCCGGTACAGTTCTGGAAAGCGGGGGAGTAATTGTTGTCGAGCATTCAAAACATGAACCGGTACACACCAAATGGCAAAATCTTGAATTAATTCGCACCGAACATTATGGTGAAACATTCATAACTTTTTTAATGTACAATACTACTAATTTGTCAATAGGAGGCAAATGA